ATTTCGAACTCAGCGAAATCCGGATCGCGCGAAAGCTCCTTGGCCGCGGAGCGAACAAAGGATTTGAGTTCGGCGCGCGGGAGCATCATCCGCCCCCCAAGCGCGCGCGCGAGCGGAGGGTCGGGCCGCCATTGGACATCCGCTTCACCTGCATCGGCTGCCCCTTGCCACAATTGGGAATCACGATGAGACGGAGGTCGTTGCCCACTGCGTCGACGTTGGTGAAGAATTCCTTGGAGTCCGCGATCACGCTGCCGGACCTGTAGAGCCTGCCCAGGCGGCCATTTTCGATTTCGTAGATCCGCCGTGCGGAGATGCGGAAGTTCTCGCGCGATTCCGCGATCGACGGGATCAGGTTGCCGCACACGTAGTAACCATGATCCACGTCGGCGATTATCCTTTCATGGGGCGATTCGCCGGGCAGAAAAAACGTGTTCGACATTCGGATAAGCGGGACGTGCCACATCTCGCTGGCTCGCGCGGAGCCGTTGGGCTCGGCGCCAAGGACCGCGGCAGTAGCGCGCGAGTTCAGGAATCCTGCGAAGACGCCGCGATCGATATGCATCACGCGCAGTCCGGGCATTCCTTCATGATCGTAGCGATAGTGACCGTATCCATCGAGCGAGGGATCGGAACATGCGGACAGCAACGGCGACGCCACCATGCTGCCGAGTTCGTTGTCCGCCAGCGAGCGCAAGAACCAGCTGCGGCCCGCGTACGCGGCTTCCATCTTCAGGGCGCGGTCGGCTTCACTGGGGTGGCCGACGATCTCGTGCGCGATCAAAGCGTTGAAGTGAGGATCGGTGACCACCACGACTTCGCCGTCCGGCGGCCTAAGCACGGGGGCGGCTGCGAGCTGCTGAGCTTCTTTCGCCAGCGCGACGAAAAACTCGGACTGATTCGGATTCGGCATCAGTTCGCCGTGCCAACCTTCTTCCAGGCATTCGAGACCGCGCTGTTGGCCGATGGTATCGTAGCTCTCCTGATGTCCTTCTCCGTCCTGCGCGACCACGTAACAATCGCCCTGCGAGAACGCGAACGACTGAACGATTACGCTACCGCTCGTGTTGACGAACAGCTCACGCCTGAACTCGGTCATCGCGGCCGCAACATTAAACGCAATCCCGGGACCCAGGCCGCTCACCGCACGGGAGGCATCGAGGGAGAGTCTTTTGAGGCTGTCGATGGGTGTGGTGCGGGGATCGTTGCGAAATACCGCTTCGACCTCGTCGCGAATCACGGGTGGTTCAGGGATTGGCACCGCCTCCAGACTGCGGGCGGCCGCGCCCAGCGACTTTATGAGAACGGATTTCTCGCGGGCACTGACCCGCGCGCGATCGTAAGCGCTGTGCAGGGCGGCGCGGACCACGGCGGCGAGCTTCGTGGGCCTGCGGGCAAGCGCGCCTACCTCGGCGCCTGCTTGTCCGTGCCCCACACAGCCCGTTGCTGCGCTTACCTGTACCGCCACACCGAAGGCAGCGTTTTCGCTTTCGGTGCTGTCGCGGGGCGCGCCGTTGGTC
This is a stretch of genomic DNA from Candidatus Binataceae bacterium. It encodes these proteins:
- a CDS encoding TldD/PmbA family protein, whose protein sequence is MATRDIYEAIEFLRSEGEPVLRRFARSNRGVSYAELRFEVVSHRSAAATNGAPRDSTESENAAFGVAVQVSAATGCVGHGQAGAEVGALARRPTKLAAVVRAALHSAYDRARVSAREKSVLIKSLGAAARSLEAVPIPEPPVIRDEVEAVFRNDPRTTPIDSLKRLSLDASRAVSGLGPGIAFNVAAAMTEFRRELFVNTSGSVIVQSFAFSQGDCYVVAQDGEGHQESYDTIGQQRGLECLEEGWHGELMPNPNQSEFFVALAKEAQQLAAAPVLRPPDGEVVVVTDPHFNALIAHEIVGHPSEADRALKMEAAYAGRSWFLRSLADNELGSMVASPLLSACSDPSLDGYGHYRYDHEGMPGLRVMHIDRGVFAGFLNSRATAAVLGAEPNGSARASEMWHVPLIRMSNTFFLPGESPHERIIADVDHGYYVCGNLIPSIAESRENFRISARRIYEIENGRLGRLYRSGSVIADSKEFFTNVDAVGNDLRLIVIPNCGKGQPMQVKRMSNGGPTLRSRARLGGG